The following proteins are co-located in the Panthera tigris isolate Pti1 chromosome F2, P.tigris_Pti1_mat1.1, whole genome shotgun sequence genome:
- the LOC122234964 gene encoding uncharacterized protein LOC122234964 isoform X1 produces MQLWGLQVVPVPSLPPPRLVPNMVGHLSRVLWPCVLQRQHLLPTKREVKKWRSGADGRAACFHPTSRSARGHQPWSSLQILWHTSGWFLALPASGSFHGNKLKGGDLCETTILMITHVQRALGGWQPKLSFPVLCLCPIRVVLDRDLHFASRREEVGLNGTLGKSKPGMWTRPPPVLSWAPRLQRQYHSPLHFQAAGNANKQKGGMDPLIPDMENQT; encoded by the exons ATGCAGCTGTGGGGACTGCAAGTAGTTCCAG tcccctccctccctccaccaagACTTGTTCCTAATATGGTCGGCCATCTGTCCAGGGTCCTGTGGCCATGTGTCCTGCAAAGGCAGCATCTATTACCTACTAAGAGAGAGGTAAAGAAGTGGAGATCAGGGGCAGATGGCAGAGCAG CCTGTTTCCACCCCACCTCTAGAAGTGCCCGGGGCCATCAACCCTGGAGTTCTCTGCAGATCCTGTGGCATACGTCCGGTTGGTTCCTGGCTTTGCCCGCTTCCG GTTCGTTCCATGGAAACAAGCTCAAAGGTGGAGATTTATGTGAAACAACAATTCTGATGATCACCCACGTCCAGAGAGCCCTGGGGGGCTGGCAGCCCAAACTCTCCTTTCCAGTCCTCTGCCTTTGCCCCATCAGAGTGGTCTTGGATCGAG ATCTTCATTTTGCATCCAGGAGAGAGGAAGTTGGACTGAATGGGACACTGGGGAAGAGTAAACCAGGCATGTGGACGCGGCCGCCTCCTGTGCTCTCCTGGGCACCACGCCTCCAGAGACAATACCATTCTCCTCTGCACTTTCAGGCTGCA